The proteins below are encoded in one region of Oncorhynchus nerka isolate Pitt River linkage group LG15, Oner_Uvic_2.0, whole genome shotgun sequence:
- the si:dkey-197j19.5 gene encoding uncharacterized protein si:dkey-197j19.5 isoform X1 — protein MQSLSRSEVMNGGFGLLDGTEEAAKRASLMLNWDVSKAARTRASPTRPSRRANVPRTRAARSQLHEVKEVRRYLHTHKLRPSELAKRLDKHGTGRISQNDLRAVFEKEGLPVVPEHLDDLVSTLSCMDGDTVTVKDLAEGIKAWSLEKESTSWGHRGLTERGELELEKGCNREIERVRCREQRSPSIPARRPVWSRGLKRGSGRHGAQLLPLPSPELCLQTPLSLEEQQEQALTQQHRRNRNKEGMQDEEVLAIMRTVCTGNTTQDAHSHPSSLGGDTARALDKFRRQCLGEYLDSLDQCHTQGVTVNQATLERVLLHPGDHVLKGPESVLLRQAGTNPMPGCGGRLRTWIGYSSSTPQGGEEKEEEEHGLEEEADLHKVYKDTPLYPSHRSVRRGPKMMTLSTGRAEVRHKTECWLTREEYTHMTSNMREPSSRRADPNAFWTGQDNHVRLYLPRVGLSPEGVLFEHIIRSPAPSPGSWPVNDKGYFTSGDIDGHKAYTL, from the exons ATGCAG tctctctccaggAGTGAGGTGATGAACGGAGGGTTTGGTCTACTGGATGGGACAGAGGAGGCAGCGAAGAGAGCCAGTCTGATGCTCAACTGGGATGTCTCTAAAGCG GCCAGAACACGTGCCAGCCCGACCCGTCCTTCTCGGCGGGCTAATGTGCCTCGCACACGCGCAGCGCGGTCCCAACTGCACGAGGTAAAGGAGGTAAGGAGGTACCTCCACACTCACAAGCTCCGACCCTCTGAACTGGCCAAGAGGCTTGACAAACATGGCACGGGACGCATAAGTCAGAATGACCTCCGAGCTGTGTTTGAGAAG GAGGGCCTCCCTGTGGTGCCAGAGCATCTGGATGACCTGGTGTCCACTCTTAGCTGCATGGATggggacacagtgacagtgaagGACTTGGCGGAGGGCATCAAGGCCTGGAGCCTAGAGAAGGAGAGTACCAGCTGGGGCCACAGGGGCCTGACAGAAAGAGGAGAGCTAGAGCTGGAGAAAGGATGCaacagggaaatagagagagtgagGTGCAGGGAGCAGCGGTCTCCGAGCATCCCAG cacGGAGGCCAGTGTGGAGCCGTGGTCTTAAGCGTGGGTCCGGGAGGCATGGTGCCCAGCTCCTGCCCCTCCCCAGTCCTGAGCTGTGCCTGCAGACTCCCCTGTCTCTagaggagcagcaggagcaggCCCTTACCCAGCAGCACCGCCGCAACAGGAACAAG GAGGGCATGCAGGATGAGGAGGTGCTGGCCATCATGAGGACAGTGTGTACAGGGAACACCACCCAGGACGCCcactcccacccctcctctctgggAGGAGACACGGCCAGAGCGTTGGACAAGTTCAGGAGGCAGTGTCTGGGGGAGTACCTGGACTCACTGGACCAGTGTCACACACAGGGGGTCACAGTCAACCAGGCCACACTGGAGAGAG TTCTGCTGCATCCAGGGGACCATGTCCTAAAGGGTCCAGAGAGTGTCTTGCTGAGGCAGGCAGGAACCAATCCCATGCCGGGGTGTGGGGGCCGTCTGAGGACCTGGATCGGTTACAGCAGCAGTACCCCACAGGGGGgcgaggagaaggaggaagaggagcatgGCCTGGAGGAAGAGGCCGATCTACACAAAGTCTACAAGGATAC GCCTTTGTACCCCTCCCATAGGTCTGTACGTCGGGGACCCAAGATGATGACCCTGTCCACAGGTCGAGCTGAGGTCAGACACAAGACAGAGTGCTGGCTGACCAGGGAGGAGTACACCCACATGACCAG CAACATGAGGGAGCCTTCCAGCCGTAGAGCCGACCCTAACGCGTTCTGGACTGGTCAGGACAACCATGTGAGACTCTACCTGCCCAGAGTGGGCCTGTCTCCCGAGGGGGTCCTCTTTGAGCACATCATCCGCTCTCCCGCCCCAAGCCCCGGCAGCTGGCCTGTCAACGACAAGGGCTACTTCACCTCTGGAGACATAGATGGACACAAAgcctacaccctgtag
- the si:dkey-197j19.5 gene encoding EF-hand calcium-binding domain-containing protein 12 isoform X2: MDDLEIEEQLARIKKRDLLQTYFYKMASRVFGPAKTRDRVFIAPPMPKRPVCTPKPESQVLTKCRYGSVAAMVSGTGDRVSGAPMTVMPLEVNDAKHQDWVNQRRSFRRQFDSLGDLSKWVNSKPTVTELEMLVVEREKKKQRTPSPVLGFTLTPPEALKARTRASPTRPSRRANVPRTRAARSQLHEVKEVRRYLHTHKLRPSELAKRLDKHGTGRISQNDLRAVFEKEGLPVVPEHLDDLVSTLSCMDGDTVTVKDLAEGIKAWSLEKESTSWGHRGLTERGELELEKGCNREIERVRCREQRSPSIPARRPVWSRGLKRGSGRHGAQLLPLPSPELCLQTPLSLEEQQEQALTQQHRRNRNKEGMQDEEVLAIMRTVCTGNTTQDAHSHPSSLGGDTARALDKFRRQCLGEYLDSLDQCHTQGVTVNQATLERVLLHPGDHVLKGPESVLLRQAGTNPMPGCGGRLRTWIGYSSSTPQGGEEKEEEEHGLEEEADLHKVYKDTPLYPSHRSVRRGPKMMTLSTGRAEVRHKTECWLTREEYTHMTSNMREPSSRRADPNAFWTGQDNHVRLYLPRVGLSPEGVLFEHIIRSPAPSPGSWPVNDKGYFTSGDIDGHKAYTL, translated from the exons ATGGATGATTTGGAGATAGAGGAACAACTGGCGCGAATTAAAAAGAGAGATTTATTGCAGACATATTTCTACAAAATGGCAAGCAGAGTGTTCGGTCCCGCTAAAACACGGGACAGGGTTTTTATCGCGCCACCGATGCCCAAACGGCCCGTTTGCACACCGAAGCCTGAAAGCCAAGTGCTGACAAAATGCCGATATGGGTCAGTGGCGGCCATGGTGTCGGGAACAGGGGACAGAGTCAGTGGTGCTCCAATGACAGTGATGCCTTTGGAAGTTAATGACGCGAAGCACCAAGACTGGGTAAACCAAAGGAGGTCATTTCGTCGACAGTTTGATAGTCTCGGAGACTTGTCGAAGTGGGTTAACAGCAAGCCGACGGTGACCGAgctggagatgttggttgtggaaagagagaaaaagaagcaGAGAACACCCTCACCTGTCCTGGGTTTTACTTTGACACCCCCTGAGGCTCTTAAG GCCAGAACACGTGCCAGCCCGACCCGTCCTTCTCGGCGGGCTAATGTGCCTCGCACACGCGCAGCGCGGTCCCAACTGCACGAGGTAAAGGAGGTAAGGAGGTACCTCCACACTCACAAGCTCCGACCCTCTGAACTGGCCAAGAGGCTTGACAAACATGGCACGGGACGCATAAGTCAGAATGACCTCCGAGCTGTGTTTGAGAAG GAGGGCCTCCCTGTGGTGCCAGAGCATCTGGATGACCTGGTGTCCACTCTTAGCTGCATGGATggggacacagtgacagtgaagGACTTGGCGGAGGGCATCAAGGCCTGGAGCCTAGAGAAGGAGAGTACCAGCTGGGGCCACAGGGGCCTGACAGAAAGAGGAGAGCTAGAGCTGGAGAAAGGATGCaacagggaaatagagagagtgagGTGCAGGGAGCAGCGGTCTCCGAGCATCCCAG cacGGAGGCCAGTGTGGAGCCGTGGTCTTAAGCGTGGGTCCGGGAGGCATGGTGCCCAGCTCCTGCCCCTCCCCAGTCCTGAGCTGTGCCTGCAGACTCCCCTGTCTCTagaggagcagcaggagcaggCCCTTACCCAGCAGCACCGCCGCAACAGGAACAAG GAGGGCATGCAGGATGAGGAGGTGCTGGCCATCATGAGGACAGTGTGTACAGGGAACACCACCCAGGACGCCcactcccacccctcctctctgggAGGAGACACGGCCAGAGCGTTGGACAAGTTCAGGAGGCAGTGTCTGGGGGAGTACCTGGACTCACTGGACCAGTGTCACACACAGGGGGTCACAGTCAACCAGGCCACACTGGAGAGAG TTCTGCTGCATCCAGGGGACCATGTCCTAAAGGGTCCAGAGAGTGTCTTGCTGAGGCAGGCAGGAACCAATCCCATGCCGGGGTGTGGGGGCCGTCTGAGGACCTGGATCGGTTACAGCAGCAGTACCCCACAGGGGGgcgaggagaaggaggaagaggagcatgGCCTGGAGGAAGAGGCCGATCTACACAAAGTCTACAAGGATAC GCCTTTGTACCCCTCCCATAGGTCTGTACGTCGGGGACCCAAGATGATGACCCTGTCCACAGGTCGAGCTGAGGTCAGACACAAGACAGAGTGCTGGCTGACCAGGGAGGAGTACACCCACATGACCAG CAACATGAGGGAGCCTTCCAGCCGTAGAGCCGACCCTAACGCGTTCTGGACTGGTCAGGACAACCATGTGAGACTCTACCTGCCCAGAGTGGGCCTGTCTCCCGAGGGGGTCCTCTTTGAGCACATCATCCGCTCTCCCGCCCCAAGCCCCGGCAGCTGGCCTGTCAACGACAAGGGCTACTTCACCTCTGGAGACATAGATGGACACAAAgcctacaccctgtag